One stretch of Leptospira mtsangambouensis DNA includes these proteins:
- a CDS encoding MotA/TolQ/ExbB proton channel family protein yields the protein MQEYVELGEELVFITMAVASVIALAVFAERLIYFKKSLGKKNEDYLTEVRTSLQEEPEIHWKTDAGEESIYTRFIQFALNQLKLGRKGLDESLDGQILSEKLELEKRLPILNTLGNNAPFIGLLGTVLGVIKAFYGLGTLGSSGAEVVMRSISTALLATAAGLAVAIPVVMANNYFSRKSKVILQNLEILKKELLSYQMNKTKV from the coding sequence ATGCAAGAGTATGTAGAATTAGGGGAAGAATTAGTCTTTATAACAATGGCGGTGGCGAGTGTGATCGCTTTGGCAGTATTTGCAGAAAGGTTGATTTATTTCAAAAAATCTCTAGGTAAAAAAAACGAAGACTATTTAACAGAAGTTAGAACTTCATTACAAGAAGAACCAGAAATTCATTGGAAAACGGATGCTGGAGAAGAATCAATTTATACTCGATTCATTCAATTTGCTCTAAACCAATTGAAATTAGGCCGCAAAGGATTAGATGAAAGTTTAGATGGTCAAATTTTATCTGAAAAATTAGAATTGGAAAAACGTTTACCAATCCTAAATACTTTGGGAAATAATGCTCCATTCATTGGTCTACTCGGAACCGTTCTAGGTGTCATCAAAGCATTTTATGGTTTGGGAACCTTAGGCAGTTCTGGTGCGGAAGTTGTCATGCGGTCTATTTCGACTGCCCTCCTTGCAACAGCAGCCGGTCTTGCCGTGGCAATTCCAGTGGTAATGGCTAACAATTATTTTTCTCGTAAATCCAAAGTCATCCTACAGAATTTGGAAATTCTGAAAAAAGAACTACTCTCTTATCAAATGAATAAGACAAAGGTATAA
- a CDS encoding ExbD/TolR family protein, translating to MAGASGSQDEEIGSINITPMVDVILVLLVIFMVTANFLKKESLNINLPKVQAADPNVAESVQVALTKTGAILLEGKDTDISGLVRNLEREAKIRPNMRLTLSADESLPYGKITELMGIIRKAGVTKIALSVKK from the coding sequence ATGGCTGGTGCATCAGGTTCACAAGACGAAGAAATTGGAAGTATCAACATCACACCGATGGTGGATGTGATTTTAGTACTTCTTGTAATTTTTATGGTAACAGCAAACTTCCTAAAAAAAGAAAGTTTGAATATCAATTTACCGAAAGTTCAAGCAGCTGATCCAAACGTTGCGGAATCGGTCCAAGTAGCGTTAACCAAAACTGGCGCAATTCTTTTGGAAGGAAAAGACACAGACATTTCAGGTTTAGTAAGAAACCTTGAAAGAGAAGCAAAAATTAGACCTAACATGCGTTTAACTTTATCTGCAGATGAAAGCCTTCCTTATGGAAAAATTACGGAGCTGATGGGAATCATCCGAAAAGCGGGTGTGACTAAAATTGCCCTCAGTGTAAAAAAATGA
- a CDS encoding energy transducer TonB, which translates to MNRFAELLDKFKHSIKQNRERIFHLCLIGSLFLHTATYAGYKISQLRGDEVVEESNFEDVDVSFEEIPPELIGGTSSPAPIEKQEWVEGSNKDKADEPDNSDINPNQLSGNGTDKDGYLFSFNGDKMPTAIIDFDLKEYFPPQAKAANIVEKQVVLLVQVNEDGSLQSAKIVSGRAGYGFEEAAMKLIKRVRFSPGYVQGQPKKMAHRLPILFSLED; encoded by the coding sequence ATGAATCGTTTCGCGGAATTATTGGATAAATTCAAACATTCCATCAAACAAAATAGAGAACGTATATTTCATCTTTGTTTGATTGGCAGTTTGTTTCTCCATACCGCAACTTACGCTGGTTACAAGATTAGCCAATTACGTGGCGATGAAGTGGTAGAAGAATCGAACTTTGAAGATGTAGACGTTAGTTTCGAAGAAATTCCACCGGAACTCATTGGAGGTACTTCCTCTCCAGCACCCATCGAAAAACAAGAATGGGTAGAAGGAAGTAACAAAGACAAAGCCGACGAACCAGATAACTCTGACATCAACCCAAACCAACTTTCTGGTAATGGAACTGATAAAGATGGATACTTGTTTTCGTTTAACGGAGACAAAATGCCGACTGCCATCATTGACTTCGATCTAAAGGAATACTTTCCTCCGCAAGCAAAAGCCGCAAACATTGTCGAGAAACAAGTTGTACTTCTTGTGCAGGTAAATGAAGATGGAAGTCTTCAGTCCGCTAAAATTGTGTCTGGTCGGGCTGGATACGGATTTGAAGAAGCTGCTATGAAACTCATCAAACGTGTTCGTTTTAGTCCAGGTTATGTGCAGGGACAACCTAAAAAAATGGCACATAGACTTCCTATTTTATTTTCCCTAGAAGACTAA
- a CDS encoding PLDc N-terminal domain-containing protein yields METTFANPGFWTYFIGSYAYYLPFVLTMVWAPLALFGLSKQKDMDTTKQIIWSLVILVIPVLGPAIYLLLADKEYEKKFKQIAVGGGLGVFVLVWVLSLISHI; encoded by the coding sequence ATGGAAACAACTTTTGCAAACCCAGGTTTTTGGACTTATTTTATCGGATCCTATGCGTATTACCTTCCTTTCGTTTTAACGATGGTATGGGCACCTTTGGCATTGTTTGGATTATCTAAACAAAAAGATATGGACACAACAAAACAGATTATTTGGTCACTTGTGATCTTGGTAATCCCTGTTCTTGGTCCGGCAATCTATCTTTTGTTAGCTGACAAGGAATACGAAAAAAAATTCAAACAAATCGCTGTAGGTGGTGGGTTAGGAGTTTTTGTTCTAGTTTGGGTTTTGAGTTTAATTTCTCACATTTAG
- a CDS encoding TonB-dependent receptor plug domain-containing protein has translation MNSAKFKLNKLFLFGIFLICFGSPIFAVSIRAKLINPKKEIAEKNLSVLIFETKKFAQTDEEGNITLDFPSSGEYTLRLLRDTGIQEIKISVGSEDESRTIYTEKKATAPKTGIVVEGEREKTVASRTKVRYEEIKRMPGTFGEALRALETLPGVIPNIGFGGGANGIIVRGANPNANTYLYDDLPILYPFHLDGLTSVIHNDLIKSIDLYSGAYPANFNNATGGIIEIETVDSVQKTKGAFQVSLWNTTAYAATPTSGGKGYLAIAGKLGYLDKSLGATGLLPEGIRLPRYNDSQIKYVHNFTPEHQISFYNLTAQDNFAINVPNKPANDPTASAFALLSGAKASFGQSFRTTALRYTWIPGDKFQNRITLINFDPIGEYNVGFGTIQGKQYQRGSYVGVRQDAYWTAAKFLKVDFGTEVRKFSFRDYGTEVALRDPTNPSPNPYNSANPDFVGRPISIQGNSPYYNAYTTLHFKFGNFVFEPGARYDYVQVTGNGALTPRATASYTFPEVGKGMTIYGSGGDVSRFPLTTNFNSETGNPDLRFERARKVSAGIDQKIDQVWQVKMEVFKNQFTDTIIDDPYVSTPVGLNPDKGQWLTQPIVANRPLNYSNRASGWSHGYELLIRKNARPGTRDWFGWISYTWSQSFQNTNLYQVYEGDNSQVGGIERKILAAYFPNSVEQLAPWDRTHVANFIYGWRMNEKFQIGGRWSYLTAIPTRPVVGDDGGKFSNPLNGLTYWNPQYSNNPYSSQYGYVKRGTDFHRFDIRFDIFENYSWGYLNWYLEIVNVYMRKNKNGYDFDNSRPFSATNPKENDTFGTLELPGGTVIPFFNVGMEVHF, from the coding sequence ATGAACTCAGCAAAATTCAAATTAAATAAACTTTTTTTATTTGGGATTTTCCTTATTTGTTTCGGATCCCCAATATTCGCTGTGAGTATTCGTGCGAAACTCATCAATCCTAAAAAGGAAATTGCCGAAAAGAATTTATCTGTTTTAATTTTCGAAACAAAGAAATTTGCACAAACAGATGAAGAAGGTAATATCACTCTTGATTTTCCATCTTCCGGTGAATACACCTTGCGTTTGTTACGTGATACGGGAATCCAAGAAATTAAAATTTCTGTTGGATCCGAAGATGAATCTAGAACCATTTACACTGAAAAAAAAGCAACTGCCCCAAAAACTGGAATTGTTGTGGAAGGTGAACGAGAAAAAACTGTAGCCTCCCGTACCAAAGTTCGTTACGAAGAAATCAAAAGGATGCCAGGAACCTTTGGAGAAGCTCTTCGTGCTTTGGAAACTCTACCCGGGGTTATTCCCAATATTGGTTTTGGTGGTGGGGCAAACGGAATTATTGTCCGAGGTGCGAATCCAAATGCAAACACCTATCTTTACGATGACCTTCCTATTTTATACCCCTTCCACTTAGATGGATTAACATCTGTCATTCATAATGACTTAATTAAATCCATTGATTTATATTCAGGAGCATATCCAGCGAACTTTAATAATGCGACAGGTGGTATCATTGAAATCGAAACTGTTGACTCTGTGCAAAAAACAAAAGGTGCATTTCAAGTTTCCTTATGGAACACAACTGCTTATGCAGCAACACCCACTTCAGGTGGTAAAGGATATCTGGCGATTGCTGGTAAACTTGGATATTTGGATAAATCGTTAGGAGCTACAGGTTTATTGCCTGAAGGAATTCGACTTCCTCGTTATAACGATTCTCAAATCAAATATGTTCATAACTTTACACCCGAACACCAAATATCTTTTTATAATTTAACTGCACAGGATAACTTTGCGATTAACGTTCCAAACAAACCTGCAAATGATCCAACAGCTTCAGCATTTGCACTTCTTAGTGGAGCCAAAGCTAGTTTTGGACAAAGTTTCCGTACGACTGCACTTAGATATACCTGGATTCCTGGTGATAAATTTCAAAACCGTATTACATTAATTAACTTTGACCCAATTGGAGAATACAATGTTGGATTTGGAACCATCCAAGGAAAACAATACCAAAGAGGTAGTTATGTCGGTGTTCGTCAAGATGCGTATTGGACAGCGGCAAAGTTTCTAAAAGTGGATTTTGGAACTGAAGTTAGAAAGTTTTCCTTTAGAGATTATGGAACAGAAGTGGCACTCCGTGATCCAACAAATCCTTCACCTAACCCATACAATTCGGCAAATCCTGATTTTGTGGGTAGGCCAATTAGTATTCAAGGAAATTCACCATATTACAATGCATACACGACCCTTCATTTTAAATTTGGAAATTTTGTATTTGAGCCAGGTGCTCGTTACGACTATGTCCAAGTCACTGGCAATGGTGCACTAACACCAAGGGCAACAGCTTCTTACACATTCCCTGAAGTTGGAAAAGGGATGACGATCTACGGAAGTGGTGGTGATGTTTCCAGATTTCCATTAACCACAAACTTCAATTCAGAAACAGGAAACCCTGATTTACGTTTTGAAAGAGCACGAAAAGTAAGTGCCGGGATTGATCAAAAAATCGATCAAGTTTGGCAAGTGAAGATGGAAGTATTCAAAAACCAATTCACTGATACGATCATTGACGATCCTTATGTATCCACTCCTGTTGGTTTAAATCCAGACAAAGGACAATGGCTAACACAACCGATTGTCGCCAATCGTCCGTTAAATTATTCTAACAGGGCGTCTGGTTGGTCCCATGGTTATGAACTCTTAATCCGTAAAAATGCACGTCCAGGAACAAGAGATTGGTTTGGATGGATTTCTTATACTTGGTCTCAGTCATTCCAAAATACAAATTTATACCAAGTTTACGAAGGTGACAATTCGCAAGTAGGTGGGATTGAAAGGAAAATTCTTGCTGCATACTTCCCAAACTCAGTCGAACAATTAGCACCTTGGGATAGGACTCATGTGGCCAATTTTATTTATGGTTGGAGAATGAATGAAAAATTCCAAATAGGAGGAAGATGGAGTTACTTAACTGCAATTCCGACTCGTCCCGTTGTTGGAGATGACGGTGGTAAATTTTCAAATCCACTCAATGGCCTTACTTATTGGAATCCGCAATATTCAAATAACCCTTACTCATCGCAATATGGATATGTGAAACGCGGAACCGACTTTCATAGATTCGATATTCGGTTTGATATCTTTGAAAATTATTCTTGGGGATACCTAAACTGGTATTTAGAAATCGTAAACGTTTACATGAGAAAAAATAAAAACGGATATGACTTCGATAACTCCCGACCATTTTCTGCAACAAACCCAAAAGAAAATGACACCTTCGGAACCTTAGAACTTCCAGGTGGTACAGTGATTCCATTCTTTAACGTTGGTATGGAGGTACATTTCTAA
- a CDS encoding TetR/AcrR family transcriptional regulator — protein MNIKLNPRKIPQQKRSKERYQKIVDTTIELLGEVGYDDLTTDLIAERSGIPVGSIYQFFPNKESIIYSHAESCYIILHDFFFKLLDEELKKRKKFTPEFIDFTLHSFERALNEVKGYRLINSILYTNPALLKLDIESNERFAKSLAEKVILYLFPKVDKKRAYYSSLMIVETVDSVVKIAQRKGKPAEKKAVLSELQNLLFVYFSSFL, from the coding sequence ATGAATATAAAATTAAATCCAAGGAAAATTCCCCAACAAAAACGTTCCAAGGAAAGGTATCAAAAAATTGTAGATACAACAATAGAGTTGTTAGGTGAGGTTGGGTATGACGATTTAACAACGGATTTGATTGCAGAGAGAAGTGGGATACCAGTCGGTTCTATTTATCAATTTTTTCCAAACAAAGAATCCATTATATATTCTCATGCAGAATCATGTTATATCATTCTACATGACTTTTTTTTCAAACTTCTGGACGAAGAACTCAAAAAAAGAAAAAAATTTACACCAGAGTTCATTGATTTTACATTACATTCCTTCGAACGGGCGTTAAATGAAGTAAAAGGATACCGTTTGATCAATTCGATTCTTTATACAAACCCAGCATTGTTAAAACTTGATATCGAAAGTAACGAACGGTTTGCAAAATCCTTAGCGGAAAAAGTAATTCTTTATTTGTTTCCCAAGGTGGATAAAAAAAGGGCCTACTATAGTTCTCTAATGATTGTGGAAACTGTCGATTCTGTCGTTAAAATTGCGCAAAGAAAGGGAAAACCGGCTGAAAAAAAGGCAGTCCTTTCGGAACTACAAAATCTCTTATTTGTATATTTTTCCTCCTTCCTTTGA
- a CDS encoding right-handed parallel beta-helix repeat-containing protein, translating to MKQTKKYLLGIFIAVFITFGMNHCSSEDPANSAFVHVTMMDNAFHPPVIRTFKGGKIRFVNEGNNPHNAISITKDWSTEKTFGNLAMFRGAHTDVFFPEEGVFPYFCSFHASPDGKIGMTGVAVIGDATYNPQTNIAKSKISKKWTGVTRKVPSQYKTIQNAVDAASPGDLVLVAKGIYKEEVTVTTPSIVIRGEDRNETIIDGEFLRGNGIMVVGADGVAVENLTTRNATLNGVYWTGVKGYRGSYLTAYNNGDYGIYAFDSVDGLMEHSYASGSPDSGFYIGQCNPCNAIINDVISENNALGYSGTNSSGNLYLLSSIWRKNQLGIGPNTLDRELLPPQKQIVVKKNIVYDNNNTNAPSKKLEYPSIGNGIALLGALENLVEGNLVFNHNNYGILVTMNIDENIWISNNNVIRNNQVYHSGRGDIALSGPVNVGNCFEGNSYGVSSPPFLESLQSCSGLRYPHTGDMSSSIGLLALFVQANLREFVLGSYKNQPIPAAQLNMPKDSLANVIPAHDVFETNKGLIETAELPKLSQAEFDVATNKMYTSGWRVHFPGTLKTWYFHLMGYLLPFAIFAAWTGLSILDRFSLKGAKLDFYFWLILLVPFIGSLVYLYSKESKVSRVVRNTVVFGGILLFFTILAYAGYAMTAVTEPSV from the coding sequence ATGAAACAGACCAAAAAATATTTATTGGGAATCTTCATTGCAGTATTCATAACGTTCGGTATGAATCATTGTAGTTCGGAAGACCCTGCCAATTCGGCCTTCGTCCATGTTACGATGATGGACAATGCCTTCCACCCGCCAGTCATACGGACATTCAAAGGCGGTAAAATTCGATTTGTGAATGAAGGAAACAACCCTCACAATGCTATCTCGATCACCAAAGATTGGTCCACAGAGAAAACATTTGGCAATTTGGCAATGTTTCGTGGTGCACATACCGATGTGTTCTTCCCAGAAGAAGGTGTGTTCCCTTATTTCTGTTCCTTCCATGCTTCCCCTGATGGTAAAATTGGTATGACTGGAGTTGCCGTCATTGGTGACGCCACTTACAATCCACAGACGAACATTGCAAAGTCGAAGATATCTAAAAAATGGACAGGTGTGACTCGCAAAGTCCCTTCTCAATACAAAACCATTCAGAATGCTGTGGATGCTGCATCCCCAGGAGACTTAGTTCTTGTTGCAAAAGGTATCTATAAAGAAGAAGTAACTGTCACCACTCCTTCCATTGTGATTCGCGGTGAAGATCGTAATGAAACCATCATTGATGGAGAATTTTTACGCGGAAACGGAATTATGGTTGTTGGTGCTGACGGTGTTGCCGTTGAAAACCTAACCACTCGTAATGCGACACTCAATGGTGTGTATTGGACTGGTGTAAAAGGATATCGCGGTTCTTATCTAACTGCTTACAACAACGGCGATTATGGAATTTATGCATTTGATTCAGTAGATGGACTTATGGAACATTCCTATGCATCAGGATCTCCAGATTCTGGATTCTATATTGGACAGTGTAATCCATGTAATGCGATTATCAATGATGTAATTTCTGAAAACAATGCTCTTGGATATTCTGGAACAAATTCGAGTGGTAACTTATATCTTTTGTCTTCCATTTGGAGAAAAAACCAATTGGGAATTGGACCTAATACATTGGATCGTGAATTACTTCCTCCACAAAAACAAATTGTGGTGAAGAAAAACATTGTCTATGACAATAACAATACCAATGCTCCTTCTAAAAAATTGGAATATCCATCCATTGGAAATGGAATCGCTCTTCTTGGTGCACTCGAAAACTTAGTTGAAGGCAATTTGGTTTTCAACCATAACAACTATGGAATTTTAGTGACCATGAATATTGACGAAAATATTTGGATCTCCAATAATAACGTCATTCGAAACAATCAAGTGTATCATTCCGGTAGAGGAGACATCGCTCTGAGTGGTCCAGTCAACGTTGGAAACTGTTTTGAAGGAAACTCATACGGTGTTTCAAGTCCGCCATTTTTGGAATCTCTTCAATCATGTTCAGGGCTTCGATATCCACATACAGGAGATATGTCATCTAGTATCGGTTTACTGGCTTTATTTGTGCAAGCAAACCTTCGTGAATTTGTGTTAGGTTCCTATAAAAACCAACCAATCCCTGCGGCTCAACTGAACATGCCTAAAGATAGTTTGGCGAATGTGATTCCTGCACACGATGTTTTTGAAACAAACAAAGGTTTGATTGAAACAGCGGAGTTACCAAAACTTAGCCAAGCAGAATTTGATGTTGCGACAAACAAAATGTATACTTCTGGATGGAGAGTTCATTTTCCAGGTACTTTAAAAACTTGGTATTTCCATTTGATGGGTTATTTATTGCCATTTGCTATTTTTGCTGCTTGGACAGGGTTATCAATCCTTGATCGATTCTCTCTAAAAGGTGCAAAACTAGATTTTTACTTTTGGTTAATTTTACTTGTTCCTTTTATCGGTTCTTTGGTTTATTTATATTCAAAAGAATCTAAAGTTTCACGAGTCGTTCGGAATACCGTTGTATTTGGTGGTATTTTGCTTTTCTTTACAATTCTGGCTTATGCCGGTTATGCGATGACAGCGGTAACGGAACCGTCTGTATAA
- a CDS encoding sensor histidine kinase has translation MGIFWSRFLEKPTLSICLLSLVITVTVTSYGYSVLKPTDSSLAEYYLAENTEYFVGDIPADDNGTIDFQKMHKVYWESIFGWINDSELQRITDSEFIWLRSKAFPNHKETEDLFLLLEHGGLNIEIFNEYGDSIFKYGNFSEQERLPNIFQSKFDWVKVPNDDSKYYYLRLYHKKGILFLISIVENLVGKQTALYREIALKNLTPIFFHSFFLMIGIICALVYFIEYKKQYNILLDFSAFSLCFGLLGLTSNVLIRYLFTNSETLFILTTIASNFVFIPMLSGVRRLFGSGSFRVLDILIYIDVFICSLTTILVFSLPFFDLSHTLLISSRTFFILFNLLNILGPIFITFESWKKGNQEAFGHFIGFSVTLLLVILELFIAIKSNDNSTNKVVLWGVLFGVISQGFALERTIFANRQKAQSYKEDLLKAEKSLKESQLKTLQTKMSPHYLFNSLNTIHALHKIKPELIGDAILSLANNYRFISDRTDRDWIPFEEEWNFLEDYLHLQKLRFYDTVQIDFKKSGDFSSVVLPPLLLQPIIENSFKHGFRGSAEEQFQLFIHAKMIRDSVFSFVVYDNGIGIPEDLLTDKTKLLARSLGNIKERLRNIYSEFNFEVTRNFPEGARTEIEIILNSRVQQTL, from the coding sequence ATGGGAATTTTCTGGAGCAGATTTTTAGAAAAACCAACTCTATCAATCTGCCTCTTATCTCTCGTCATCACTGTTACAGTAACTTCCTACGGTTATTCTGTATTAAAACCAACCGATAGTTCTTTAGCTGAATATTACCTAGCAGAAAATACGGAATACTTTGTTGGTGATATACCAGCAGATGACAATGGAACCATTGACTTTCAAAAAATGCATAAAGTATATTGGGAATCCATCTTCGGTTGGATCAATGATTCCGAACTCCAACGAATTACAGATTCAGAGTTTATTTGGTTACGTTCCAAAGCATTTCCAAATCACAAAGAGACGGAGGATCTTTTTTTATTATTAGAACATGGTGGATTAAATATTGAGATTTTTAATGAATACGGAGATTCCATTTTTAAGTATGGAAATTTTTCAGAACAAGAAAGACTGCCCAATATTTTCCAATCAAAATTTGATTGGGTCAAGGTTCCAAATGATGATTCAAAATATTACTATCTAAGGTTATACCATAAAAAAGGTATTCTTTTTCTAATCTCTATTGTTGAAAACTTAGTGGGTAAACAAACTGCTCTCTATAGAGAAATTGCTTTAAAAAATTTAACACCTATCTTCTTTCATTCTTTTTTTTTGATGATCGGAATTATCTGTGCTCTCGTTTATTTCATTGAATACAAAAAGCAATACAACATTCTCCTTGATTTTTCTGCATTTTCATTATGTTTCGGATTACTTGGACTCACATCCAATGTACTAATCCGATATTTATTTACAAATTCAGAAACATTATTCATTCTCACAACAATAGCATCCAATTTTGTTTTTATACCTATGTTGTCAGGTGTTCGTCGTCTTTTCGGCAGCGGAAGTTTTAGGGTTCTGGACATCTTAATTTATATAGATGTATTCATATGTTCTTTGACTACCATACTAGTTTTTTCTCTTCCTTTCTTTGATTTATCACATACATTGCTTATTAGCAGTAGAACTTTCTTTATCTTATTCAATCTTTTGAATATTCTAGGCCCAATTTTCATTACCTTTGAATCTTGGAAAAAAGGGAATCAGGAAGCATTTGGACATTTTATCGGATTCAGTGTTACACTTCTTCTTGTAATCCTAGAATTGTTTATTGCAATCAAATCAAATGATAACTCTACAAACAAAGTAGTTCTTTGGGGTGTCCTCTTTGGTGTAATCTCCCAAGGTTTTGCCTTAGAACGCACCATTTTTGCAAATAGACAAAAGGCACAAAGTTATAAAGAAGATTTGTTAAAAGCAGAAAAGTCTTTAAAAGAAAGCCAACTGAAAACTTTACAAACAAAAATGAGTCCACATTATTTATTCAATTCTTTGAATACAATTCATGCTCTTCATAAAATAAAACCAGAGTTAATCGGGGATGCAATCCTAAGTTTGGCAAATAATTATCGATTCATTTCTGATCGCACGGATAGAGATTGGATTCCTTTTGAAGAAGAGTGGAATTTTTTAGAAGACTACTTACATCTTCAAAAATTAAGATTTTATGATACAGTACAAATTGATTTCAAAAAATCTGGTGATTTTTCTTCGGTAGTACTTCCTCCATTATTACTCCAACCCATCATTGAAAATTCTTTTAAACACGGATTCCGTGGTTCCGCAGAAGAACAGTTCCAACTTTTCATTCATGCAAAAATGATAAGGGATTCAGTTTTTAGTTTTGTTGTTTATGACAATGGAATTGGAATTCCTGAAGATTTACTAACGGATAAAACAAAACTTTTAGCCAGGTCTCTTGGAAATATCAAAGAACGGTTAAGAAATATTTATTCGGAATTTAATTTTGAAGTAACGAGAAATTTCCCAGAAGGTGCACGAACAGAAATAGAAATTATACTTAATTCTCGGGTCCAACAAACTCTCTAA
- a CDS encoding multicopper oxidase domain-containing protein — MDRKSFLTTLGFGVMGFVGSLFGSMRNNTRNSEEICGPSDPNRSSTAANFGIVTTPTVSDNYQNSIGAGGSLRATNTYGSMAHPPFFIKEEYTERFYYPPNYSNTKNKVKDFSLNLFPLSMNIAHNINYPAWTFDGLVPGPVLRANLGDTLRIHVKNSSPDPHSLHFHGTHDPLEDGWEPIAAFGERTYQIEAGPIGLHPYHCHVPPLMLHTAKGLYGALLVDPLVKRKPAHEFVLTFSGWDTKGKGRNDYYTWNGIAGIYDRYPMKVPVGERVRFYIQNMMEREPIITFHLHAQTFDIIRNLGSVVPEGHSDVVSLGQTERVVIEFVLKKKGRYMFHPHQTHMAENGGMGWIVAV, encoded by the coding sequence ATGGATCGGAAGAGTTTTTTAACAACACTGGGGTTTGGAGTGATGGGCTTTGTGGGATCATTGTTTGGTTCCATGAGAAATAACACTCGAAATTCTGAGGAAATCTGTGGGCCTTCTGATCCGAATCGTTCTTCCACTGCTGCAAACTTTGGAATTGTCACAACGCCAACAGTCAGTGATAACTACCAAAATTCAATTGGGGCAGGCGGAAGTCTACGAGCCACGAATACATATGGAAGCATGGCTCATCCGCCATTTTTTATCAAAGAAGAATATACGGAGCGGTTTTACTATCCACCTAACTATTCAAATACGAAAAATAAGGTGAAAGATTTTAGTTTAAATCTTTTTCCACTGAGTATGAATATTGCTCATAATATCAATTATCCCGCTTGGACTTTTGATGGACTTGTCCCAGGTCCAGTCCTTAGAGCAAATTTGGGTGATACACTCCGTATCCATGTCAAAAATTCAAGTCCTGATCCCCATTCTTTACATTTTCACGGAACACATGATCCCTTAGAAGATGGATGGGAACCCATTGCTGCTTTCGGAGAAAGGACCTACCAAATTGAAGCAGGTCCTATCGGACTTCATCCATATCATTGCCATGTTCCTCCACTTATGTTACATACCGCCAAAGGATTGTATGGTGCATTACTTGTGGATCCACTTGTCAAACGTAAACCTGCGCATGAATTTGTTTTAACATTTTCTGGTTGGGATACCAAAGGTAAAGGTAGGAACGATTATTATACTTGGAATGGAATTGCTGGCATTTATGACAGATATCCTATGAAGGTTCCTGTGGGTGAACGAGTGCGCTTTTATATTCAAAATATGATGGAAAGAGAACCAATCATTACTTTCCATTTACACGCACAAACTTTTGATATCATTCGTAATTTAGGTTCAGTTGTTCCTGAGGGTCATTCTGATGTTGTCTCTTTGGGGCAAACAGAACGTGTTGTGATTGAATTTGTCCTTAAGAAAAAAGGGAGATATATGTTCCATCCACACCAAACACATATGGCAGAAAATGGAGGAATGGGTTGGATCGTTGCCGTATAA
- a CDS encoding SCO family protein, whose translation MDRCRIKIVFILFVLTFSFFCKSKEDHIKEEWKHLSFVKPDGSLLEPKFWSEKKSVLYFGFSHCPDMCPLALTNFGRASLILGEKSNRFRFIFVTLDPDRDSPATLKNYVQNFPGKNLTALSPNAQSLTKLTDLFGIVREKVGEGKNYRIDHSNFIYVLDEDLNTIANFPGGVSANALATKLREFVGPEN comes from the coding sequence TTGGATCGTTGCCGTATAAAAATAGTATTTATTTTATTTGTTCTTACCTTTAGTTTTTTTTGTAAATCCAAAGAAGATCATATCAAAGAAGAGTGGAAACACCTATCTTTTGTTAAACCTGATGGAAGTTTATTGGAGCCAAAGTTTTGGTCTGAAAAAAAGTCAGTTTTGTATTTTGGATTTTCGCACTGCCCAGATATGTGTCCACTTGCTTTGACAAACTTTGGAAGGGCCTCATTAATATTAGGTGAAAAATCCAATCGTTTTCGGTTTATTTTTGTAACTCTTGATCCCGACAGGGATTCTCCTGCGACTCTCAAAAATTACGTTCAAAATTTCCCTGGAAAAAATTTGACCGCACTTTCTCCAAATGCGCAATCATTAACTAAACTTACCGATTTATTTGGGATTGTTCGTGAAAAAGTAGGCGAAGGAAAAAATTACAGAATCGATCACTCCAATTTTATTTATGTGTTAGATGAGGATTTGAATACAATTGCCAATTTTCCTGGTGGAGTCTCTGCGAATGCTCTTGCCACAAAACTTAGAGAGTTTGTTGGACCCGAGAATTAA